Proteins found in one Triticum aestivum cultivar Chinese Spring chromosome 4D, IWGSC CS RefSeq v2.1, whole genome shotgun sequence genomic segment:
- the LOC123099963 gene encoding bidirectional sugar transporter SWEET12-like, with translation MALLSAMLWLYYALLTKDLLLLTINTVGCVVESAYLAIYLAYAPKQARTFTAKLVCIMNVALYGAMVCVLQLLVKDGESRVTIAGGIGSAFALAVFVAPLAIIRQVIRTKSVEFLPFWLSFFLTISAVVWFFYGLLMKDFFVATPNVLGLLFGLAQMSLHLVYKNPKKKGAVSEVQVPADDEKNQLPLQQQQQAGTTAHVVAPIIEADEEVVNGREDDVGGDKQESVSVVDIVLPPPEEHPALPPLDHPAPLPPMRMAVEVV, from the exons ATGGCGCTGCTGAGCGCAATGCTGTGGCTCTACTACGCGCTGCTCACCaaggacctcctcctcctcaccatcaACACGGTGGGGTGCGTCGTCGAGTCCGCCTACCTCGCCATCTACCTCGCCTACGCGCCCAAGCAGGCTAGGACCTTCACCGCCAAGCTCGTGTGCATCATGAACGTGGCGCTCTATGGGGCCATGGTCTGCGTCCTGCAGCTGTTGGTCAAGGACGGCGAGAGCCGCGTCACCATCGCCGGTGGCATCGGCTCCGCCTTCGCGCTCGCCGTCTTCGTCGCTCCTCTCGCCATCATC AGGCAAGTGATCAGGACCAAGAGCGTGGAGTTCCTGCCCTTCTGGCTATCCTTCTTCCTCACCATCAGCGCCGTCGTATGGTTCTTCTACGGCCTACTCATGAAAGATTTCTTCGTAGCG ACACCCAACGTGCTGGGGCTGCTGTTCGGGCTGGCCCAGATGTCGCTGCACCTGGTGTACAAGAACCCCAAGAAGAAGGGCGCCGTGTCGGAGGTCCAGGTCCCGGCGGACGACGAGAAGAACCAGCTGCCacttcagcagcagcagcaggccggcacAACGGCACACGTCGTTGCGCCGATCATCGAAGCCGACGAGGAGGTCGTGAACGGCAGGGAGGACGACGTCGGCGGCGACAAGCAGGAAAGCGTGTCCGTGGTGGACATCGTGCTGCCGCCACCCGAGGAGCACCCCGCACTGCCGCCGCTCGACCACCCTGCGCCGCTGCCGCCCATGAGAATGGCCGTCGAGGTGGTCTGA